AGGCCATTGCAGGAGGGCTGGCAGCGCTGATGTACACGGATACGGTGCAGACCTTCGTCATTCTCGCGGGGGCCTTCGTCCTCATGGGTTACGGTACGGGCTCAGCTGATGGGGGAGGGGCGCAGAGGTCACAGTTCGCAGATCTCTCCACCTGGGAGCAGGGACATCGCGCGTCTGCGGCATGTGGGTCCTAGGAAGGACCTTGTCGCGGGCACCATGTCCCCTAACTGCTTTGCCCTCACAGCCTTCCACGAGGTGGGCGGGTATTCGGGGCTTTTCGACAAATACCTGGGGGCAATGACGTCCCTGACGGTGTCCGAGGATCCGGCGGTGGGCAACATCTCCAGCTCCTGCTATCGACCCCGGCCCGACTCCTACCATCTGCTCCGGGACCCTGTGACGGGGGACCTGCCGTGGCCTGCGCTGCTTCTGGGGCTTACCATCGTCTCAAGCTGGTACTGGTGCAGCGACCAGGTGCGGGGTCAGGGCCTGGGCGGGGAGCTAGGCTGGGGCAGAACTGGAACCGCGGTGGGCGGAGCTGAGATGGGTGGAGCCTGAACCCATCTGGGAAGCCAGGTGGAAGGCGTGGTCCGAGGGGGCGGGAAGCCCGCCAGTTAGAGCTAAACCAGATGGAGCTGGATCCGAGTCAGGGTCTGCGCTTGGAGCTGAATTGCCCGCTTCGATGGGCCAGCCGTGGGGTCTGGATTAGAGCAGCGAGTTGAGGCAGGGCGGGAGGGGCGGGGTACCCGGGACTGGACGCAGGTAGTTGAACGCCCCTCGTCGCAGGTCATAGTGCAGCGCTGCCTGGCTGGGAAAAACCTGACCCACATCAAGGCGGGCTGCATCCTGTGCGGCTACTTGAAGCTGATGCCCATGTTCCTCATGGTCATGCCGGGCATGATCAGCCGCATTCTTTACCCGGGTAACGTCTGCAACCCCGCCCCGACCGAGAGTCCTGTGCCCCATCCATCCCCTTTCTTGTGCAAGGATACAGGTGCCTGTCTCCCATTTCCGTTCCCGTCCTGAGATCTGGGCCACCCAGTCCCACCTCCCACCCGGGGGTCCCATCTCTCCTCCACTGGGATTCCCCGTCCCCACTTCTGGGATCCGAAGTTCCAGACCCGGTGCCGCCCTAGCCGCGTCGTGCCCTTTCCCGCAGACGAAGTGGCGTGCGTGGTGCCAGAGGTGTGTAAGCGCGTGTGTGGCACCGAGGTGGGGTGCTCCAACATCGCCTACCCGCGGCTCGTCGTGAAGCTCATGCCCAACGGTGAGAGCGGGCCCCCGGGTTGCCCCGCTGCCCACAGGCGCCAGTGGGAGGAGTCACCCCTCGCCCAGCCCGCACCCTCCCGGGACCCCCTCGTGGCCCCAGACTCACGGCTCCGTCGGCCCGCAGGTCTGCGCGGACTCATGCTGGCGGTCATGCTGGCCGCGCTCATGTCCTCGCTGGCCTCGATCTTTAACAGCAGCAGCACGCTTTTCACCATGGACATCTACACGCGCCTGCGGCCCCGCGCGGGCGACCGCGAGTTGCTGCTAGTAGGACGGTGGGCCTGGGTTTTCCATCTCCTGCCCCACGAATCAGCcccgggtgggggcagggagcacgCGTAGGGACAGGGGGAGACGGGGTCCCGGGTGAAACCACCTGATGGCCGTCCACCGCAGGCTCTGGGTGGTGTTCATCGTGGCCGTGTCAGTGGCCTGGCTTCCCGTGGTGCAGGCGGCGCAGGGCGGGCAGCTCTTTGATTACATCCAGTCGGTCTCCAGCTACCTGGCGCCGCCGGTGTCGGCCGTCTTCGTGCTGGCGCTCTTCGTGCCCCGCGTTAATGAgaaggtgagtgtgtgtgttcattGGGAGCTCGGCGCCGGACTTGGAAACCCGAGGCTGATGCGCTCTCTGGCCCCGCAGGGCGCCTTCTGGGGACTGATCGGGGGCCTGCTGATGGGTCTGGCACGCCTGGTTCCCGAGTTCTCCTTTGGCTCGGGCAGCTGCGTGCGCCCTTCGGCGTGCCCCGCGCTCCTCTGCCGCGTGCACTACCTCTACTTCGCCATCGTGCTCTTCGTCTGCACCGGCCTCCTCACCCTCGTGGTCTCGCTGTGCA
This DNA window, taken from Balaenoptera ricei isolate mBalRic1 chromosome 15, mBalRic1.hap2, whole genome shotgun sequence, encodes the following:
- the SLC5A2 gene encoding sodium/glucose cotransporter 2 isoform X2 — translated: MEEHTEAGSAPGLGEQRALIDNTADILVIAAYFLLVIGVGLWSMCRTNRGTVGGYFLAGRSMAWWPVGASLFASNIGSGHFVGLAGTGAASGLAVAGFEWNALFVVLLLGWLFAPVYLTAGVITMPQYLRKRFGGHRIRLYLSVLSLFLYIFTKISVDMFSGAVFIQQALGWNIYASVIALLGITMIYTVTGGLAALMYTDTVQTFVILAGAFVLMGYAFHEVGGYSGLFDKYLGAMTSLTVSEDPAVGNISSSCYRPRPDSYHLLRDPVTGDLPWPALLLGLTIVSSWYWCSDQVIVQRCLAGKNLTHIKAGCILCGYLKLMPMFLMVMPGMISRILYPDEVACVVPEVCKRVCGTEVGCSNIAYPRLVVKLMPNGLRGLMLAVMLAALMSSLASIFNSSSTLFTMDIYTRLRPRAGDRELLLVGRLWVVFIVAVSVAWLPVVQAAQGGQLFDYIQSVSSYLAPPVSAVFVLALFVPRVNEKGAFWGLIGGLLMGLARLVPEFSFGSGSCVRPSACPALLCRVHYLYFAIVLFVCTGLLTLVVSLCTPPIPRKHLHRLVFSLRYSKEEREDLDAEELAGPPSAPVQNGRPEHAVEMEEPPSPAPGLLRQCLLWFCGMSRDGAGSPPRPTQEEMAAAARRLEDISEDPSWARVVSLNALLMMAVATFLWGFYA
- the SLC5A2 gene encoding sodium/glucose cotransporter 2 isoform X1, which encodes MEEHTEAGSAPGLGEQRALIDNTADILVIAAYFLLVIGVGLWSMCRTNRGTVGGYFLAGRSMAWWPVGASLFASNIGSGHFVGLAGTGAASGLAVAGFEWNALFVVLLLGWLFAPVYLTAGVITMPQYLRKRFGGHRIRLYLSVLSLFLYIFTKISVDMFSGAVFIQQALGWNIYASVIALLGITMIYTVTGGLAALMYTDTVQTFVILAGAFVLMGYAFHEVGGYSGLFDKYLGAMTSLTVSEDPAVGNISSSCYRPRPDSYHLLRDPVTGDLPWPALLLGLTIVSSWYWCSDQVIVQRCLAGKNLTHIKAGCILCGYLKLMPMFLMVMPGMISRILYPDEVACVVPEVCKRVCGTEVGCSNIAYPRLVVKLMPNGLRGLMLAVMLAALMSSLASIFNSSSTLFTMDIYTRLRPRAGDRELLLVGRLWVVFIVAVSVAWLPVVQAAQGGQLFDYIQSVSSYLAPPVSAVFVLALFVPRVNEKGAFWGLIGGLLMGLARLVPEFSFGSGSCVRPSACPALLCRVHYLYFAIVLFVCTGLLTLVVSLCTPPIPRKHLHRLVFSLRYSKEEREDLDAEELAGPPSAPVQNGRPEHAVEMEGKALPGELGWGSWGSRLTVRPQFLPEPPSPAPGLLRQCLLWFCGMSRDGAGSPPRPTQEEMAAAARRLEDISEDPSWARVVSLNALLMMAVATFLWGFYA